One bacterium genomic region harbors:
- a CDS encoding DUF4249 family protein — translation MKYFKFMLIGFIGFIFLSCEEDFNPYGDYFERYAFTCILKSDQKNQTATLFRSYRPDGYDPSTYTEDPSVVGADIRIWYNDSVFVFRDTSEARTDTSRYKTPFRYYYNDNFYVGSRKTIELEVLLPNGKRLRSSSVTPGQINYEDRSDVLIPSGVKQIVQFFWNALDAGNFFLPKMTIRYKQNINGQIVDKLKDVPINYVNKGNEQVAVYPNASASTTIVYDLSAITKALEEISEGDPNKNNYSVYQRVIFATAALDLPTSRYISSTSGTIDDLTVSVDVSDYTNIEGGFGLFGSYYSKAYTRLRFMEDYIESFGYNFIVEN, via the coding sequence ATGAAATACTTTAAATTTATGCTGATTGGATTTATAGGCTTCATCTTTCTTTCCTGCGAAGAAGATTTCAATCCTTATGGTGATTACTTTGAGAGATACGCTTTTACTTGTATCCTAAAAAGTGATCAAAAGAATCAAACTGCAACTTTATTCCGAAGTTACAGGCCGGATGGCTACGATCCATCCACTTATACAGAAGACCCTTCTGTTGTCGGTGCAGATATTCGTATTTGGTATAATGATTCTGTTTTTGTTTTCAGGGATACATCCGAAGCGAGGACCGACACATCGAGATATAAAACACCATTCAGATACTATTACAACGATAATTTTTATGTGGGAAGCAGAAAGACAATTGAGCTTGAAGTACTTCTTCCAAATGGAAAAAGACTTCGCTCAAGTTCTGTTACGCCCGGTCAGATTAATTATGAAGACAGGAGCGATGTTTTAATACCTTCGGGAGTTAAACAGATCGTTCAATTTTTCTGGAATGCTCTTGACGCGGGAAATTTCTTTTTACCAAAAATGACGATAAGGTATAAACAAAATATAAACGGCCAGATTGTTGACAAGTTAAAAGATGTTCCAATTAATTACGTAAACAAGGGAAACGAACAGGTTGCAGTATATCCAAATGCATCTGCCTCAACTACAATCGTTTATGATCTGTCAGCCATTACAAAAGCCCTTGAAGAGATCTCAGAAGGTGATCCGAACAAAAATAATTATTCAGTTTACCAGAGAGTAATCTTTGCAACAGCTGCACTTGATTTACCTACATCAAGATACATTTCTTCAACAAGCGGAACAATTGATGACCTGACTGTCAGTGTTGATGTTTCAGATTATACAAATATCGAAGGTGGTTTTGGTTTATTTGGTTCATATTACAGTAAAGCTTATACCCGTTTGAGATTTATGGAAGATTATATTGAATCTTTTGGATATAATTTCATAGTTGAAAATTAG
- a CDS encoding PEGA domain-containing protein, which translates to MNLICAFKIGINQLFTYLILLVVFALSGCDREVSRSPVESEAPKGFIHINSLPDGFAIFQNGRNTGRLTPDSISYIDGGDYEITLKKKYFKDTSIVVSLGDNEKISVFIDIASNPSMYGKLFLNSSPVGAEIIFNDSATGNVTPSTFSNLLPGEYLIKFKLANHRDMEITSIVQSSKTNSYTETLRDTSVWVDYQVFNSEIQSNNLTAIAIDNNNIKWIGSTDKGLIRYDEVNFVNYDLTNSSIPGNQVNCIKVDDQNRIWVGTNFGIGIFDGNFWITYNRTNSGLTSEFINTIQFDNSGTAWIGTSANLVKFDGFNWTNYNEPNSLDWINDIFIETDSKLWIATKLGGIFLFENSIFTSLPKTTYGYPSYNVSSIDIDAFSNLWFCFLPDTSGRGAVSNFNGGSFNSYLLGTIQNLFNHINIDDEDNKWVATTEGFFQFDAQNNSVVFATYNSLISANNIKASARDENGSVWITTTGGGLNKYKPQR; encoded by the coding sequence ATGAATTTAATTTGTGCATTTAAAATTGGTATTAACCAATTATTCACATACTTGATACTACTGGTTGTCTTCGCGCTATCAGGATGCGATAGAGAAGTTTCTCGTTCACCTGTTGAGTCGGAAGCACCAAAAGGATTTATTCATATTAATTCATTACCAGATGGATTTGCTATCTTCCAGAATGGACGAAACACAGGCAGATTAACACCCGATAGTATCTCATATATTGACGGAGGTGATTATGAAATCACTCTCAAGAAAAAATATTTTAAAGATACTTCAATCGTGGTAAGCCTTGGTGATAATGAGAAAATAAGTGTTTTTATTGATATCGCTTCAAATCCTTCAATGTATGGAAAACTGTTTTTGAATAGTTCACCGGTTGGTGCCGAAATTATTTTTAATGACTCAGCTACAGGAAATGTCACGCCTTCAACTTTTTCAAACTTACTGCCGGGTGAATATTTAATTAAATTCAAACTTGCAAATCACAGAGATATGGAAATCACTTCAATCGTACAGAGCAGTAAAACAAATAGTTACACTGAAACGCTCAGAGATACGTCAGTTTGGGTTGATTACCAGGTTTTTAATTCCGAAATCCAATCAAATAATTTAACGGCAATAGCGATTGACAATAATAATATAAAATGGATTGGGTCTACTGATAAAGGTTTAATTAGATATGATGAAGTGAATTTTGTCAACTATGATTTGACAAATTCTTCAATCCCCGGTAATCAGGTTAATTGTATTAAAGTTGACGATCAAAATAGGATTTGGGTTGGAACTAATTTTGGGATTGGAATCTTTGATGGTAATTTTTGGATTACGTATAATAGAACAAACTCAGGTCTAACTTCAGAATTTATAAATACCATTCAATTTGATAATTCAGGAACTGCATGGATAGGTACAAGCGCTAACCTAGTAAAATTTGATGGTTTTAATTGGACTAACTATAATGAACCAAACAGCCTTGATTGGATAAATGATATTTTTATTGAGACCGATTCAAAATTGTGGATTGCAACAAAGTTAGGTGGTATTTTCCTATTCGAGAATTCAATATTTACATCACTTCCAAAAACCACTTATGGATATCCATCTTATAATGTTAGCTCAATCGACATAGATGCATTTAGCAATTTATGGTTCTGCTTTCTACCTGACACGTCGGGTAGAGGTGCAGTTTCAAATTTCAATGGAGGTAGTTTTAACTCTTACTTACTAGGTACAATACAAAATTTATTTAATCATATTAATATCGATGATGAAGATAATAAATGGGTTGCAACTACAGAAGGCTTTTTTCAGTTCGATGCACAGAACAATTCGGTAGTTTTTGCAACTTACAATTCTTTAATAAGTGCAAATAATATAAAAGCTTCAGCAAGGGATGAAAACGGAAGTGTTTGGATAACCACCACAGGAGGTGGTCTAAACAAATACAAACCACAGCGATAA
- a CDS encoding citrate lyase subunit alpha (citrate-ACP transferase, the alpha subunit catalyzes the formation of (3S)-citryl-CoA from acetyl-CoA and citrate) codes for MKLVKNAAGRLVPTEVNGQQQIPFQGINKYKPSGNKAKPPIRSCIDYPKDGNKVVKDLKTALKKAGLKDGMTISTHHHLRNGDAVTNMLFDVVKEMGVKNIHWFPSASFPVHSHLIKYLEDGTIHHIEGSMNGPLGKFTSEGKMKGVGVLRSHGGRYQSIQDGEVHIDIAVIAAPTSDPFGNATGDRGKSACGLIGFALGDSEYANRVIVVTDNLVHFPCVPWQIQGNNVDYVVEVESLGDPTKIVSGTTEVTKSPDRLLIAEYVAQFLDEAGIMKNGFSFQAGAGGTALAFAIFLKERMKKKNVKARFIRGGSTKYLVQMLEDGLTDYILDGQTFDLEGVRSMRENDGHVNTSPFTSYNFHGKGNFASMVDAAILGATEVDINFNANVVTHSDGYLLHGIGGWQNCLYSKCTILAIPSFRDRIPVIVDEVTTLCGPGELIDVIATERGLCINPKRKDLLKAMKNSSIPILDIKDLKKQVDEICGGAPAKPKVNKEKVVAIIKWVDGTVLDSVFQVVK; via the coding sequence ATGAAATTAGTAAAAAACGCTGCAGGCAGATTAGTCCCAACTGAAGTAAATGGACAACAACAGATTCCCTTTCAGGGAATTAATAAATACAAACCATCAGGCAATAAAGCTAAACCACCAATCAGATCGTGCATTGACTACCCAAAAGATGGAAACAAAGTTGTTAAAGATTTAAAAACAGCTTTGAAAAAAGCAGGATTGAAAGATGGAATGACGATTTCAACACATCATCATCTTCGCAATGGTGATGCGGTTACAAATATGCTGTTCGATGTTGTAAAAGAAATGGGTGTTAAAAATATTCACTGGTTTCCTTCCGCTTCATTTCCTGTTCATTCACATTTAATAAAATATTTGGAGGATGGAACTATTCATCACATCGAGGGAAGTATGAATGGCCCTCTCGGCAAATTCACTTCCGAAGGCAAGATGAAAGGTGTTGGAGTTCTTCGTTCACACGGTGGGAGATATCAATCAATTCAGGATGGCGAAGTTCATATTGATATTGCTGTCATTGCTGCACCAACCTCCGATCCTTTTGGAAACGCAACCGGTGATAGAGGAAAATCTGCTTGCGGATTAATTGGTTTTGCACTTGGTGATTCTGAATACGCAAACAGAGTTATAGTTGTGACTGATAATCTTGTTCACTTCCCTTGTGTTCCGTGGCAAATCCAGGGCAACAATGTTGATTATGTTGTTGAAGTCGAATCGCTAGGTGATCCAACTAAAATAGTTTCAGGAACAACCGAAGTAACAAAATCACCTGATCGATTGCTGATTGCAGAGTATGTTGCTCAGTTTCTCGACGAAGCAGGAATAATGAAAAACGGATTTTCGTTTCAAGCCGGAGCCGGTGGAACTGCACTCGCATTTGCAATCTTTCTGAAGGAAAGAATGAAAAAGAAAAATGTTAAAGCAAGATTTATAAGAGGGGGATCGACAAAATATCTTGTGCAAATGCTCGAAGATGGTTTAACAGATTATATTCTGGACGGTCAAACTTTCGATCTAGAAGGTGTAAGAAGTATGCGAGAAAATGATGGTCATGTCAACACTTCTCCATTTACTAGCTACAATTTTCATGGCAAAGGAAATTTTGCTTCAATGGTTGATGCTGCAATACTCGGCGCAACAGAAGTAGATATAAACTTCAATGCGAATGTTGTTACACATTCAGACGGATACTTACTACATGGAATTGGCGGTTGGCAGAATTGTCTTTATTCAAAATGCACAATACTTGCAATCCCATCATTCAGAGACAGAATCCCGGTAATTGTTGATGAAGTTACAACACTTTGTGGTCCAGGAGAATTGATTGATGTCATCGCAACTGAAAGAGGACTCTGCATCAATCCAAAAAGAAAAGATTTATTGAAAGCGATGAAGAATTCATCAATTCCAATTCTTGATATTAAGGATTTGAAGAAACAAGTCGACGAAATATGTGGAGGTGCACCAGCAAAACCGAAAGTGAATAAAGAAAAAGTTGTCGCAATAATAAAATGGGTGGATGGGACTGTCTTAGATTCGGTGTTCCAGGTAGTAAAATAA
- a CDS encoding HpcH/HpaI aldolase/citrate lyase family protein: MRGRNTNSSAGKRGDSVRSDCYFEIELKNSGGVKLEIKSKVESMYGESIKEMILDMSKFFGLKDAIILCEDYGALPFVMAARFELAVKRLFPQTKKEYLLPIIEQNLYSTKKDQLRRSRLYLPGNEPKFFVNAGLHSPDGIILDLEDSVAPTEKDAAQLLVRNALRSVDFYNAERMVRINQLPKGLDDLKYIIPHNVNVILVPKCESAEQIHQLEKEVEKLKKQHKVKNPIYFMPIIESALGVIKSYEIATASKNNCALAIGLEDYTADIGTQRTNEGRESIFARQMLVNAAKAAGIQAIDTVFSDTSDMEGLRQSVLEAKSLGFEGKGCIHPRQIQVVHEAFAPTTEEIEKAKKIVLAFEEAEKKGLGVVSLGSKMIDPPVVKRAQRTINLAMMNNQISRDWRKQ; the protein is encoded by the coding sequence ATGAGGGGCAGGAATACCAATTCATCAGCAGGCAAACGAGGCGACTCAGTCCGTTCTGATTGTTATTTTGAAATTGAGTTAAAAAATTCTGGTGGTGTTAAACTCGAAATTAAAAGTAAAGTGGAATCGATGTATGGAGAATCAATTAAAGAAATGATTCTCGATATGTCAAAATTCTTCGGATTGAAAGACGCAATAATTCTTTGCGAAGATTATGGTGCGTTACCTTTCGTAATGGCAGCACGATTTGAGCTTGCTGTAAAAAGATTATTCCCGCAAACAAAGAAAGAATATCTGCTTCCAATCATTGAGCAAAATCTGTACTCGACAAAAAAAGATCAACTTCGAAGAAGCAGACTTTATCTACCTGGAAATGAACCAAAGTTTTTTGTTAATGCAGGACTTCATTCTCCTGACGGAATAATTCTGGATTTGGAAGACAGCGTTGCGCCAACCGAAAAAGATGCAGCGCAGCTTCTTGTCAGAAATGCATTACGATCAGTTGATTTTTATAATGCTGAAAGAATGGTTCGTATAAATCAATTACCGAAGGGATTAGATGATCTGAAATACATCATTCCTCACAATGTAAATGTAATTCTAGTTCCGAAGTGCGAATCAGCAGAACAGATTCATCAGCTAGAAAAAGAAGTCGAAAAGTTGAAGAAGCAGCATAAAGTTAAAAATCCAATTTACTTTATGCCGATAATAGAAAGTGCACTCGGAGTAATCAAATCTTACGAAATTGCAACTGCATCAAAAAATAATTGTGCGCTTGCAATAGGACTCGAAGATTACACAGCCGATATCGGAACCCAGCGAACAAATGAAGGTCGTGAAAGTATTTTTGCCAGGCAAATGTTAGTCAATGCTGCAAAAGCTGCTGGCATTCAAGCTATTGATACAGTGTTCTCTGATACTTCAGATATGGAAGGATTAAGGCAAAGCGTTCTGGAGGCAAAGTCTCTTGGTTTTGAGGGAAAAGGTTGTATTCATCCAAGGCAAATCCAGGTTGTTCACGAGGCATTTGCACCCACTACTGAAGAAATTGAAAAAGCAAAAAAAATTGTTCTAGCATTCGAAGAAGCTGAAAAGAAAGGACTCGGAGTGGTTTCGCTTGGAAGTAAAATGATTGATCCGCCAGTTGTTAAGAGAGCACAAAGGACTATAAATCTTGCAATGATGAATAACCAGATTAGTAGAGATTGGAGGAAGCAATGA
- a CDS encoding MmgE/PrpD family protein yields the protein MNKSISRTISEFAVNLKYNDLPKEVIHEVKRYLYDSIGCAYGGYRTKDVKIIHNIYKDMGGKKESTVIGFGDRIPAVNTTLVNSLMIRALDFNDIYWKEDPSHPSDIIPAALSVGEMVGASMKEVITAIVLAYEFEQRLCLFASPGVRERKWHHATLTQFVSPIVAGKMLGLNVDQMVNAVGISGSHNHTIGCPTAGKLTMMKNTVDPMAVQSGVFAALMAKKGYTGTEAVFEGKEGFMDTFLGWNAKEQKVDPVSMRGRDGVSDWKWNIEKLIGGLGESYKILECSMKAFPTEALTHTHLSATLNAVVKNNITYDQIETVTLTTLAQAYDILFDPHKYRPESRETADHSLPYCIAAALVDHKVTTQSFSDEKLKDPRIWEVINRIKGEPSQEFEKMFPTKQPSKVVVKTKDGRQFSEYLEYPKGDPREPMTMDDLDNKFEGLVGKLLTKGRRSEVRDAIFNAELLTAKEFMKKLIV from the coding sequence ATGAATAAATCAATATCACGCACCATCTCAGAATTTGCAGTAAATCTTAAATACAACGATTTACCAAAAGAAGTAATACACGAAGTAAAAAGATATTTGTACGATTCTATCGGCTGTGCATACGGTGGATATCGCACAAAGGATGTGAAAATTATTCACAACATTTACAAAGATATGGGCGGCAAAAAGGAATCAACCGTAATTGGTTTTGGTGACAGAATTCCTGCAGTCAATACAACACTCGTTAATTCACTTATGATCCGTGCGCTCGACTTCAATGACATCTACTGGAAAGAAGATCCATCTCATCCGTCTGATATTATTCCTGCAGCACTTTCTGTTGGCGAAATGGTTGGTGCTTCGATGAAAGAAGTAATCACAGCAATCGTTCTCGCTTATGAATTTGAACAAAGACTTTGCTTATTTGCGTCGCCCGGTGTTCGTGAACGTAAATGGCATCACGCAACCTTAACTCAATTTGTTTCACCGATTGTTGCAGGTAAAATGTTGGGATTAAATGTTGACCAAATGGTGAACGCAGTTGGAATTAGCGGAAGTCATAATCACACAATCGGTTGTCCGACAGCAGGAAAACTTACGATGATGAAAAACACTGTTGATCCGATGGCAGTTCAAAGCGGAGTATTTGCGGCGTTGATGGCTAAGAAAGGTTACACCGGCACTGAAGCTGTGTTCGAGGGTAAAGAAGGATTCATGGATACTTTTCTTGGATGGAATGCGAAAGAACAAAAAGTTGATCCGGTAAGTATGAGAGGACGAGATGGAGTTTCTGATTGGAAATGGAATATCGAAAAACTTATCGGTGGCTTAGGTGAGAGTTATAAAATTTTAGAATGCAGTATGAAAGCTTTCCCTACTGAAGCGTTAACTCATACTCATCTTTCTGCAACACTTAATGCAGTTGTAAAAAACAATATCACCTACGACCAAATTGAAACTGTAACATTAACAACGCTCGCTCAAGCTTATGATATTTTATTTGATCCGCATAAGTATCGTCCTGAATCCAGAGAAACTGCAGATCATTCACTTCCCTACTGCATTGCTGCTGCATTGGTTGATCATAAAGTAACAACTCAATCTTTCAGTGATGAGAAATTAAAGGACCCGAGAATCTGGGAAGTTATTAACAGGATAAAAGGTGAACCATCACAGGAATTTGAAAAAATGTTTCCTACAAAACAACCAAGCAAAGTTGTTGTAAAGACAAAAGATGGAAGACAATTTTCTGAGTATCTCGAGTATCCTAAAGGAGATCCAAGAGAACCAATGACGATGGATGACCTCGATAATAAATTTGAAGGACTTGTTGGAAAACTTCTTACAAAAGGAAGACGAAGTGAAGTGAGGGATGCTATTTTTAATGCTGAGCTTCTTACAGCAAAAGAATTTATGAAGAAATTAATTGTTTAA
- the lysF gene encoding homoaconitase, translated as MSQTLIEKIAQKFAFGLDPKHEVHAGDYLSIKPAYVMTHDNTGAVIPKFKSIGAKKLFNPRQVVHTLDHDIQNKTEKNLEKYKKIEDFSKSVGADFYPAGRGIGHQIMCEEGYAFPGTMAVASDSHSNMYGGLGCLGTPIVRTDAAAIWATGRTWWQVPPIAKVELKGNLRHGVTGKDVIIALCGYFNNDEVLNHAIEFVGDGIRYLTIDERLAIANMTTEWGALAGVFPVDLATILWLKRRESFIEHRGLEGVFSDADGKGQHPRINHKRIEELEHNIPKADSDAYYAKELSIDLTTIEPFVSGPNTVKTYAAVSELKEKNVKINKAYLVSCVNSRVDDIAEAAAEVKGKKVADHVKFYIAAASSEVQKEAERYGYWQSLIEAGAIPLPPGCGPCIGLGTGLLEDGEVGISATNRNFKGRMGSPNAQAYLASPAVVAASAVAGKIYFDWKNKEHRELKGSIKINEKKSEKKSSVKIIDGFKPVVEGELIFCHQDNLNTDGIYPGKSYNDDMTPQQQAEVVMENYDSEFVKITKAGDILVGGFNFGTGSSREQAATALKYKGIQLVVAGTFNETYKRNALNNGYLLIECPSLVNNLKAKYGKAKLTVKTGINVKIDFENSVLTFDNKTYSIDPVGEAAQELIVTGGLEEWVKKNL; from the coding sequence ATGTCCCAGACCCTCATCGAAAAAATAGCACAAAAATTTGCATTTGGATTAGATCCAAAACACGAAGTTCATGCAGGTGATTATTTATCAATTAAACCTGCGTATGTTATGACGCACGATAACACCGGCGCAGTTATTCCAAAATTCAAATCGATTGGGGCAAAGAAACTGTTTAATCCACGACAGGTTGTTCACACTCTTGATCACGATATTCAAAACAAAACAGAAAAAAATTTAGAGAAGTATAAAAAGATAGAAGATTTTTCTAAATCTGTTGGAGCTGACTTTTATCCAGCTGGTCGGGGTATCGGACATCAAATTATGTGTGAAGAAGGTTATGCATTCCCAGGTACAATGGCGGTTGCTTCTGATTCACATTCAAATATGTATGGTGGATTGGGCTGTTTGGGAACTCCAATTGTACGAACTGACGCTGCTGCTATCTGGGCAACAGGAAGAACATGGTGGCAGGTTCCACCAATCGCAAAAGTTGAACTGAAAGGAAATCTTCGACACGGTGTCACCGGAAAAGATGTTATAATTGCTTTGTGCGGTTACTTCAATAATGATGAAGTTCTTAACCACGCAATTGAATTTGTCGGAGATGGAATTCGTTATCTTACAATCGATGAAAGACTTGCAATTGCAAACATGACAACCGAATGGGGCGCGCTTGCAGGAGTCTTTCCGGTTGATCTTGCAACAATTTTATGGCTGAAAAGAAGAGAAAGTTTTATAGAACATCGCGGACTTGAAGGAGTTTTTTCAGATGCAGATGGAAAAGGACAGCATCCAAGAATTAATCACAAAAGAATTGAAGAATTGGAACACAACATTCCAAAAGCAGATTCTGATGCTTATTATGCAAAAGAATTATCAATTGATTTGACTACAATAGAACCATTTGTTTCCGGTCCGAACACAGTAAAAACTTATGCCGCAGTTTCAGAACTAAAAGAGAAGAACGTTAAAATTAATAAAGCATATCTTGTGTCCTGCGTTAACAGTAGAGTTGATGATATTGCGGAAGCTGCTGCAGAAGTGAAAGGGAAAAAAGTTGCTGATCATGTAAAGTTTTACATTGCTGCTGCATCAAGTGAAGTACAAAAAGAAGCAGAGCGATACGGTTACTGGCAATCACTAATCGAAGCTGGTGCAATTCCTCTTCCACCAGGTTGCGGACCTTGTATAGGTCTCGGAACAGGTTTGCTTGAAGATGGTGAAGTTGGAATTTCTGCAACGAACAGAAATTTTAAAGGAAGAATGGGTTCACCAAATGCACAGGCTTATCTTGCTTCACCTGCAGTTGTAGCAGCATCGGCAGTTGCAGGTAAAATTTATTTCGATTGGAAGAATAAAGAACACCGCGAACTGAAAGGATCAATCAAGATAAATGAAAAAAAATCTGAGAAAAAATCTTCAGTAAAAATTATTGATGGTTTTAAACCTGTTGTTGAAGGTGAATTAATATTCTGTCATCAGGATAATCTTAATACTGACGGAATTTACCCGGGCAAATCTTACAATGATGATATGACCCCGCAACAGCAAGCAGAAGTCGTAATGGAAAATTATGATTCTGAATTTGTTAAGATCACAAAAGCCGGAGATATTCTTGTTGGTGGTTTTAATTTTGGAACTGGTTCTTCACGTGAGCAGGCTGCAACAGCATTAAAGTATAAAGGCATTCAGCTTGTTGTTGCTGGAACATTCAACGAAACATACAAAAGAAATGCTTTGAACAACGGATACTTGCTAATTGAATGTCCTTCGCTTGTAAATAATTTGAAAGCGAAGTATGGAAAAGCAAAACTCACTGTGAAAACAGGAATAAATGTAAAAATAGATTTTGAAAATTCAGTTTTAACTTTTGATAATAAAACCTATTCTATTGATCCGGTTGGTGAGGCTGCGCAGGAGTTGATAGTTACCGGTGGACTTGAGGAGTGGGTAAAGAAGAATTTGTAA
- a CDS encoding HD domain-containing protein → MREKVLKIWPEINWIENIELREKVLDCWVYAIENSVLSPEDLEVIPFSLLIKDCKISFMNHKRTAVQLSVDIAKRMKENFGDEIKIDMDLLIAGAILIDIGKLIEYDKVDGKLVTSKAGTLLRHPFSGVSIADRFGLPYEVQHIIAYHAKEGDLAKRNVEAIIVHHADFVSFDPFKA, encoded by the coding sequence ATGCGCGAAAAAGTTTTAAAAATATGGCCTGAAATAAACTGGATCGAAAATATAGAACTCAGAGAAAAAGTACTGGACTGCTGGGTCTATGCAATTGAAAACTCCGTTCTCTCTCCTGAAGATCTAGAAGTGATTCCATTTTCATTGTTGATTAAAGATTGTAAAATATCTTTTATGAATCATAAGAGAACCGCAGTTCAATTGTCTGTGGATATTGCAAAAAGGATGAAAGAAAATTTTGGTGATGAAATAAAAATAGATATGGATCTGCTTATTGCAGGAGCAATATTAATAGATATCGGTAAGTTAATAGAATATGATAAAGTAGATGGTAAACTTGTAACAAGTAAAGCAGGAACTTTGCTTCGCCATCCATTTAGCGGGGTATCAATTGCTGATCGTTTTGGTTTGCCTTATGAAGTACAGCACATAATCGCATATCATGCAAAAGAAGGCGATTTGGCTAAAAGAAATGTTGAAGCAATAATTGTTCATCATGCTGACTTCGTTTCATTTGATCCATTTAAAGCATAG
- a CDS encoding carbon starvation protein A — translation MNGIELILIALVMYAVAYKLYGGFITKRLEVNNSQNTPSHTMYDGVDYVPAKAPVLLGHHFASIAGAGPIVGPVIAAGFGWLPVYLWVIFGAIFIGGVHDYSSIVASIRHQSKSIGYVIQTYLGVNGKKLFLIFSWATLILVIAVFTIIVADTFTHIPSAGTSSILFMLLAVIFGLALYKFKVPLWIATIVGVILLFLSIPAGNAFPIQLDNLSWQLILFAYIFTASVTPVWILLQPRDYLNSFFLYALMILGFVGIFFAAPSINLPAFSTFSLDKVGYLFPALFVTVACGAISGFHSLVASGTTAKQLNKETDGRIIGYGGMLIEGLLAVLSLVAVASMVNKEFLDILVNKGPVPAFSLGVARFINAIPVLNISIPLAQTFTALAVSAFALTSLDTATRLARFMFQEYFEIKDQPEKKSVMQNRFIATGITVVFGAALTFSGQTMSIWPVFGSANQLLAALALLALTVWVANLKKGFLFVLIPMIFMFAVTLTALGTLIYQNFIINNYSLAIISVLLFALSVMLGIKAYGVLINGKQLSEIKID, via the coding sequence ATGAACGGAATAGAATTAATACTAATCGCTTTAGTAATGTATGCTGTTGCTTACAAGCTGTATGGAGGATTTATAACCAAACGGCTTGAAGTGAACAACAGCCAAAACACTCCTTCGCACACTATGTACGATGGAGTTGATTATGTCCCGGCAAAAGCTCCGGTGTTACTTGGTCATCACTTCGCATCTATTGCAGGTGCAGGCCCGATTGTCGGACCTGTAATCGCTGCCGGATTCGGCTGGCTTCCGGTTTATCTGTGGGTAATTTTTGGTGCTATATTCATTGGTGGTGTTCACGATTATTCATCCATAGTTGCATCAATTCGTCATCAAAGTAAATCGATCGGGTACGTAATTCAAACTTACCTTGGCGTGAATGGTAAAAAGTTATTCCTCATTTTTTCGTGGGCAACTTTGATTCTTGTAATAGCTGTATTTACAATTATTGTTGCTGATACTTTTACGCATATTCCAAGTGCCGGTACTTCATCCATTCTGTTTATGTTACTTGCCGTAATATTCGGATTAGCTTTGTATAAATTTAAAGTGCCACTTTGGATTGCAACAATAGTTGGCGTTATTCTTTTATTCCTATCTATTCCAGCTGGGAACGCTTTCCCGATACAACTTGATAATCTTTCCTGGCAATTAATTCTTTTCGCGTACATATTTACCGCATCAGTAACTCCGGTCTGGATATTACTTCAGCCAAGAGACTACTTAAATTCTTTTTTCCTATATGCATTAATGATTTTAGGATTTGTTGGAATTTTCTTTGCTGCTCCATCAATCAATCTTCCTGCATTCAGTACATTTTCGTTAGATAAAGTCGGATACCTATTCCCTGCTCTCTTTGTTACTGTTGCTTGCGGTGCAATCAGTGGCTTTCATTCGCTGGTTGCAAGTGGGACGACTGCTAAACAGCTGAACAAAGAAACTGATGGTAGAATTATTGGCTATGGTGGGATGTTGATTGAAGGATTACTTGCTGTGTTATCTCTCGTTGCGGTTGCTTCAATGGTAAATAAAGAATTTTTGGATATTCTTGTTAATAAAGGACCGGTTCCCGCTTTTTCACTCGGTGTTGCAAGATTCATAAATGCAATTCCAGTGTTAAACATTTCAATTCCTCTGGCACAGACATTCACTGCTCTTGCTGTCTCTGCCTTTGCACTTACTTCGCTCGATACAGCGACAAGATTAGCAAGATTTATGTTCCAGGAATATTTTGAAATAAAAGATCAGCCAGAAAAAAAATCAGTTATGCAAAACAGGTTTATTGCGACAGGAATAACTGTTGTTTTTGGTGCTGCACTTACATTCAGCGGACAAACAATGTCAATCTGGCCGGTATTCGGAAGTGCTAATCAATTGCTCGCAGCACTCGCCTTGCTTGCCTTAACAGTGTGGGTTGCAAATCTTAAGAAAGGATTTTTATTTGTACTGATTCCAATGATTTTCATGTTTGCTGTTACACTCACTGCACTTGGAACTTTGATTTATCAGAATTTTATTATCAATAATTACTCGCTAGCTATTATATCTGTTCTGTTATTTGCATTGTCAGTAATGCTTGGCATTAAAGCTTATGGTGTTCTGATTAACGGTAAACAATTATCTGAAATTAAAATTGATTAA